The Fusarium graminearum PH-1 chromosome 2, whole genome shotgun sequence genome includes a region encoding these proteins:
- a CDS encoding amino-acid permease inda1, which translates to MASEINPKTEAFDAHDGSPRYDEKHGTTEPIQTPKGSWALRNGLTIESFKAHDDYAKGTVELSRDMKPRHLNMIAIGGSIGAGFFVGSGGALQTGGPGSLTIGFLIMGVMIFNVVYALGELAVMYPVSGGFYTYANRFVDPSWGFAMGWNYVMQWAFVLPLELTVCGTVIQYWAPDTSVAIWVSVFLAVIIIVNIFGTLGYAEEEFWAALLKLSATVIFMIVAVVLVCGGGPSNGIYDEYWGARLWHNPGAFQHGFRGFCGVFVTAAFSFSGTELVGLAAAEAKNPAKALPGAIKQVFWRITLFYVVGLLLVGFLVSSTDERLLNAGNNNPSASPFVIAASNAGLKGYDSFMNVIILVSVLSIGVSCVYGGSRTLVALAQQGYAPKFFSFIDKSGRPLPAVVSIIAIGALGYISVDGEGTTVFIWLQALSGLAALFTWGSICLCHIRFRSAWKYHGHTLDEIPFQHVFGVWGSWLGLAIIVIVLIAQFYTAITNIDGSIGTAEGFFQSYLAMPVVILFYIIGYIWKREGWRKISEIDLDTGRREHDWDAINAYRQQLANGPAWKRVWHHLF; encoded by the exons ATGGCTTCTGAAATCAACCCCAAGACAGAAGCCTTTGACGCCCACGATGGCTCACCACGATATGACGAGAAGCATGGCACCACAGAGCCCATTCAGACACCCAAGGGTTCATGGGCATTGCGAAATGGCCTCACCATTGAGTCTTTCAAGGCTCATGATGATTACGCCAAGGGCACCGTTGAGCTCTCGCGAGATATGAAACCCCGCCATCTCAACATGATTGCTATCGGTGGCAG TATTGGTGCCGGTTTCTTCGTTGGTAGTGGTGGTGCACTTCAGACTGGAGGTCCTGGCTCGTTGACTATTGGCTTTTTGATCATGGGAgtcatgatcttcaatgTCGTCTACGCGCTTGGTGAACTTGCCGTCATGTACCCAGTCTCTGGTGGTTTCTATAC TTATGCTAACCGATTCGTGGATCCCTCCTGGGGTTTCGCCATGGGTTGGAATTATGTCATGCAATGGgcttttgttcttcctctcgaACTGACAGTGTGTGGTACCGTCATCCAGTATTGGGCACCAGATACCAGTGTAGCCATCTGGGTTAGC GTTTTCCTCGCCGTCATTATTATCGTCAACATCTTTGGAACTCTTGGATATGCTGAGGAAGAATTCTGGGCcgctctcctcaagctctccGCTACAGTCATCTTCATGATCGTCGCTGTCGTTCTCGTCTGTGGTGGAGGCCCATCTAATGGCATCTACGATGAGTACTGGGGTGCACGTCTTTGGCATAACCCAGGTGCTTTCCAGCATGGCTTCAGGGGATTCTGCG GTGTCTTCGTCACTGCAGCTTTCTCCTTCAGTGGAACAGAACTAGTCGGtctcgctgctgctgaagccaaGAACCCAGCCAAGGCCCTCCCAGGTGCCATCAAGCAGGTCTTCTGGCGAATCACCCTCTTTTACGTCGTTGGTCTCCTCCTTGTTGGCTTCCTCGTGTCTTCAACCGATGAGAGACTCCTCAACGCCGGAAACAACAACCCTAGCGCCTCTCCTTTCGTTATCGCCGCGTCTAACGCTGGACTGAAGGGATACGACTCCTTCATGAAcgtcatcatccttgttTCCGTCCTGTCCATCGGTGTTTCGTGTGTTTACGGTGGTAGCCGAACCCTGGTGGCTTTGGCGCAACAAGGCTACGCTCCTAAGTTCTTCTCCTTTATTGATAAGTCTGGACGACCTCTTCCCGCTGttgtctccatcatcgccattggAGCTCTCGGTTACATCAGTGTCGATGGTGAAGGTACCACTGTTTTCATCTGGCTACAGGCCCTCTCAGGTTTGGCTGCTTTGTTCACCTGGGGTTCTATCTGCCTGTGCCATATTCGCTTCCGATCCGCCTGGAAATACCATGGGCACACTCTTGACGAAATTCCATTTCAGCACGTCTTTGGCGTTTGGGGATCCTGGCTTGGACTGGCTATCATTGTTATCGTTCTTATCGCGCAGTTTTATACCGCCATAACCAATATTGATGGATCGATTGGTACGGCAGAGGGTTTCTTCCAGTCCTATCTGGCCATGCCTGTCGTTATATTGTTCTACATCATCGGATATATCTGGAAGAGAGAGGGCTGGAGGAAGATCAGTGAGATTGACCTGGACACTGGTCGCCGAGAGCATGATTGGGATGCCATCAATGCTTATCGTCAGCAGCTTGCTAATGGCCCTGCGTGGAAGCGTGTGTGGCACCACTTGTTCTAG
- a CDS encoding pectinesterase precursor — translation MKIFATLNFVTAVLAASRTTAPSGCITVKKGGQFGTIQSAVNSLSTTASGSQCIFIDQGTYNEQVLVSARNAQLTIYGYTTDTSGYAGNKVTITAKKSQADGLNNDGTATLRVKAANFKLYNVNVANTYGQGSQAVALSAYADSGYYGVALTGFQDTLLAQEGYQLYSKCMIAGATDFIFGQRASAWFEKNDLRVVSASVGYITANGRDSDSNPSNYVFNNCNIAAAAGNNVANGAYYLGRPWREYSRVTFQKTSMSAVIHPAGWSIWNKGEENTGHVQFSEFGNTGAGSTGARASFSKKLSSAVSISTVLTSSYASKGFYDASYM, via the exons ATGAAGATCTTTGCAACACTCAACTTCGTCACTGCGGTGCTGGCTGCCAGCCGAACTACTGCACCCAGTGGATGTATCACGGTCAAGAAGGGAGGCCAGTTCGGTACCATCCAATCTGCGGTCAACTCTCTTTCGACCACTGCCTCGGGATCCCAATGCATCTTCATCGACCAGGGAACCTATAACGAGCAGGTTCTTGTTTCTGCGCGCAACGCCCAGTTGACCATTTACGGATACACCACCGACACAAGTGGCTATGCTGGTAACAAGGTCACCATCACAGCGAAGAAGAGCCAAGCAGATGgcctcaacaacgacggAACAGCCACACTTcgtgtcaaggctgccaacTTTAAGCTGTACAACGTCAACGTGGCCAACACTTATGGACAGGGCAGCCAGGCTGTCGCTCTGAGCGCATATGCCGACAGCGGATACTA CGGTGTCGCTCTCACCGGTTTCCAGGATACCCTCCTCGCCCAAGAGGGTTACCAGCTGTACTCCAAGTGCATGATCGCTGGTGCCACTGACTTTATTTTTGGTCAGCGCGCATCTGCCTGgttcgagaagaacgacCTTCGCGTCGTCTCTGCTTCAGTCGGCTACATCACTG CCAACGGCCGAGACTCTGACTCCAACCCGTCCAACTatgtcttcaacaactgcaacatCGCCGCTGCTGCCGGCAACAACGTCGCCAACGGTGCCTACTACCTTGGCCGACCCTGGAGAGAATACTCCCGTGTTACATTCCAGAAGACCAGCATGAGCGCTGTTATCCACCCCGCTGGATGGTCGATCTGGAACAAGGGTGAGGAGAACACTGGCCACGTTCAGTTCAGCGAGTTCGGCAACACAGGTGCTGGCTCTACCGGTGCCCGTGCTtcattctccaagaagcTGAGCTCTGCTGTTTCCATCTCCACTGTCCTGACATCCAGCTACGCTTCCAAGGGCTTTTATGATGCTTCTTACATGTAA